The stretch of DNA CTCTTTCCGTTTGTTCGGAAACATGTTTGGCGACGAAATGGTCGTTTTAGTTGCTCTTATGCTTGTTCCATTCTTAGTTCCAGTAGCAGGTGAGTTCATAGTATTCGCTAACAGTATCCTGCAAACGTTTATCTTCTGTATCCTTACAGTAGTTTACATCGCTACAGCAATAGAAGAACACGAAGAGGAGCACGTAGGTTATTAAAATAGAGAAACAGGAGGTTACTGATGAAGAAGGCTTCTTTGAAGAGCATTCTCTTCACACTTTTCCTTCTTGCAGTTGGAGCTTTACCAGCATTAGCTGGAGAAGGCGGTGAATCCGGAAAAGCACTCATTCTTGGTCTTTCCGCCATTGGTGCTGGTCTTGCTATTGGTCCTGCAGCAGGTGGTGCAGGTGCTGGACAGGGTCAAGCTGTAAGAGGTGCTTGTGAAGGAATGGCAAGAAACCCACAAATGGCTGGTAAGTTAACAACTACAATGTTTATCGGTCTGGCTATTATTGAAGCTCTTGCTATTTACGGTCTCGTTATCGCACTTATCCTTCTCTACGCTAACCCACTTGCTGGTTAATTCTTACAGAAGAGAATTGGCGGGCAGGTTTGCGAACCTGCCCGTTTTTTTTATTTCAATCTCTATGCCAGAAAACTCTTGCTAACTTTTCACCTTCGTTATACTTAACTTCAAACTCTCCTTTAAATGCTTTATTAACTGCTTCTCCTATATGCCTTGCAAGGTGTTCACTGGTAGTTGCTATTTCGGTTGTTCCATCTTCTTTCTCCTCTATCCATAAAATCCTCTGAAGCGGTCTTAAAGACATAACCTCATCAACAACGTTCTTTATTCTGTTAAGAATTTCCTCTTTATGTTCTTCAAAGAACTTACCGGAAAGATATACAAAACCACTCGGATACTT from Desulfurobacterium pacificum encodes:
- a CDS encoding BCAM0308 family protein, which gives rise to MGGYVPAGRKEYVWESDNPYYEKKKYPEPTVCEECGAVFKNGRWQWPEQLKEPLSKEVNKALCPACRRKRDKYPSGFVYLSGKFFEEHKEEILNRIKNVVDEVMSLRPLQRILWIEEKEDGTTEIATTSEHLARHIGEAVNKAFKGEFEVKYNEGEKLARVFWHRD
- the atpE gene encoding ATP synthase F0 subunit C, giving the protein MKKASLKSILFTLFLLAVGALPALAGEGGESGKALILGLSAIGAGLAIGPAAGGAGAGQGQAVRGACEGMARNPQMAGKLTTTMFIGLAIIEALAIYGLVIALILLYANPLAG